Proteins co-encoded in one Salvia splendens isolate huo1 chromosome 4, SspV2, whole genome shotgun sequence genomic window:
- the LOC121798062 gene encoding putative UPF0481 protein At3g02645, protein MQQRPHFDESLWVKRIQQSIDNDLDEDSKIPVTIFAVPKILMATDPDSYIPQQVAIGPYHHLRAELYDMERYKVAAAKRNQEELDNVKLRHLADHLMKMELRIKASYHRPLGIRVETLAWMMAVDVSFLFEFMQVCAVKEGKLITRNPSRMDYLINLERRKTAHNAILRDIVMLENQIPLFVMRKLLELQFSSLEMADERLHTMLAAFCKDLSPFQMAESCQRVVVSDCAHLLEFLYNYVVPSTDREKLASIEIDVAEKDGKGAEDGDEEMVETTHVKQLRVVVWRVIYTSVRKPAHFVKRVILSKPMILAVKLPWKVISKIPLMKTLTQPIESMFSDYGDKKDDGEGGYDDDKPPRQEEIVIPSVTQLLDAGVNFVPTEKGISGFSFDSKTLTLTIPVVKLDLNSEVVLRNLVAYEACVKSGPMVMARYTELMNGIVDTEADAAVLCRKGIIVNHLKSEREVADLWNGMSKSIRLTRVQSLDCVIADVNKFFSDRWKVKLTKFMREYVFGSWKVLTFLAAVVMVALMCLQAFCQVYSCHRILRIKALEPDGTE, encoded by the exons CGGATTCATACATCCCGCAACAAGTGGCGATCGGGCCGTACCACCATCTCCGTGCCGAACTCTACGACATGGAGCGCTACAAAGTCGCCGCTGCCAAAAG gaACCAAGAGGAACTAGACAACGTGAAGCTGAGGCACCTCGCCGATCATCTCATGAAGATGGAGCTCCGAATCAAGGCCAGCTACCACCGCCCCCTCGGAATCAGGGTGGAAACCCTAGCTTGGATGATGGCGGTCGACGTCTCCTTCCTGTTCGAGTTTATGCAGGTCTGCGCCGTGAAGGAGGGGAAGCTGATCACCAGAAATCCGTCGAGAATGGATTATCTCATCAATTTGGAGCGGAGAAAAACCGCTCACAACGCGATTCTCAGAGACATCGTGATGCTCGAGAATCAGATCCCGCTGTTTGTGATGAGGAAGCTTCTGGAGCTTCAATTCTCGTCTCTGGAGATGGCGGACGAGAGACTTCACACGATGCTCGCCGCCTTCTGCAAGGATCTCTCCCCATTTCAGATGGCGGAGTCCTGCCAACGCGTTGTGGTGAGCGATTGCGCTCACTTGCTCGAGTTTCTCTACAATTACGTCGTTCCGAGCACGGACCGGGAGAAGCTGGCGTCGATCGAGATCGACGTGGCTGAGAAGGACGGCAAGGGCGCGGAGGACGGAGATGAGGAGATGGTGGAGACGACGCACGTGAAGCAGCTGCGCGTGGTGGTGTGGCGCGTGATATACACCTCCGTGAGGAAGCCTGCGCATTTCGTGAAAAGGGTAATTTTGTCAAAACCGATGATATTGGCGGTAAAATTGCCGTGGAAGGTGATTTCCAAGATCCCTCTTATGAAGACGCTCACGCAGCCGATTGAGAGCATGTTCTCCGACTACGGGGATAAGAAGGACGACGGTGAAGGCGGATATGATGACGATAAGCCGCCGCGGCAGGAGGAGATCGTGATCCCCTCCGTCACACAGCTTCTCGACGCAGGGGTGAATTTCGTGCCGACGGAGAAGGGGATCTCGGGATTCAGTTTCGATTCGAAAACCCTAACATTGACGATTCCGGTGGTGAAGCTGGATCTGAATTCGGAGGTAGTGCTGAGGAACCTGGTGGCGTACGAGGCGTGCGTGAAGTCGGGGCCGATGGTGATGGCTCGGTACACGGAGCTGATGAACGGGATCGTCGACACGGAGGCGGACGCGGCGGTGCTGTGCCGTAAGGGGATAATCGTGAACCACCTGAAGAGCGAGAGGGAGGTGGCGGATCTGTGGAACGGGATGAGCAAGTCGATCAGGTTGACGAGAGTGCAGTCGCTGGATTGTGTGATCGCGGATGTGAATAAATTCTTCAGCGATCGGTGGAAGGTGAAATTGACCAAGTTCATGAGGGAGTATGTGTTCGGATCGTGGAAGGTACTGACGTTTCTAGCGGCGGTGGTGATGGTGGCGCTCATGTGTTTGCAGGCGTTTTGCCAGGTGTATAGCTGCCACCGGATTCTGCGCATCAAAGCGCTTGAGCCTGATGGCACTGAATGa